The region CGAGCAGCTGGTCGCCGTCCTGCTTGATGGTCAGTTCGCTGTTGTAGGGAACGGTCAGTTCGCCTTTGGGGCCCTTGACCTTGAAGACGCCGTCCTGGGCGCTCGTGGTCACGCCGTTCGGGACGGCGATGGGCTGTTTGCCAATTCGGGACATGGGATGTCCTCCTTCTTCCTTAAATTCGGCCTGCCCGGGTGGGGGCCGAGGTCAGGTGAGATGCTCGCGCGCCGGGAATCCTGGTGGGGATTACCAGAGGACGCAGATGACTTCGCCGCCGACGCCCTGCTTGCGCGCGTCGCGGTCGGCCAGCAGGCCCTTGCTCGTGGAGACCACGGCCAGGCCCAGGCCACGCTGCACGCGGGGCAGGTTCTCGGCGCTCACGTACGCGCGGCGGCCGGGGCGGCTGATGCGCTCGATGTGCTTGATGACCTGCTCGCGCTTGGCGCCGTACTTCAGGGTCAGGCGCAGGACGTCGAACTTCTGTCCTTCGGGCAGCAGGCGCTCGTAGGAGGCCACGTAGCCTTCCTGCACGAGCACTTTGGCCAGCTGCTCTTTGAACTTGGAGGCCGGGACGTCCACGGTCTCCTTGTGGGTGCGCGTCGCGTTGCGGATGCGCGTGAGCATATCGGCGATGGGATCACTCAACATGTAGCCTCCAGGGGCTGGTGTTGATCCGGGCTGGTTCCCCGCGGAGGGGGCCTGCTCCCGGCAGGTGGCCCGGCCCCAGGCAAGCTGGTGGTCGGGCGCGGTTCTCCCCAAGTGGAAGTGG is a window of Deinococcus radiotolerans DNA encoding:
- the rpsH gene encoding 30S ribosomal protein S8, with protein sequence MLSDPIADMLTRIRNATRTHKETVDVPASKFKEQLAKVLVQEGYVASYERLLPEGQKFDVLRLTLKYGAKREQVIKHIERISRPGRRAYVSAENLPRVQRGLGLAVVSTSKGLLADRDARKQGVGGEVICVLW